TCTCCCAAACTATTCTTTAAATCTTCCAAACTCATCTTAATCCATTATTTTTAATCAAAACACCTTTTCAAAAATACAGAAAAACACTTTATTACTCAACAATCCCATTATCAAGTTCAAAAATATCCTCCACGGATACCTTAAAATACCGGGCTATTTTTAACGCAATTATTGTAGAGGGAACGAATTTACCCGTTTCTATCGTGTTAATCGTTTTACGAGTAACCCCTATAGCAACGGCCAATTCCTCCTGACTTATATTTTTCATTGCCCGATACACTTTTATTTTATTATTTAATTCCTGAACAGCCATAAGCACTATTGTCTGTATAAAAAGAATCTACGCAATTCCGTTACGACAACCGCAACATAAACAATTGTCAGACATATTACCCGTACAGGTATATCCACAAAATCACTCAAAAGAAACAAAAGTATAACATAAATCAAGGTTGAATAAAAACCGGTCACTAATGCCTTATAATCAAAACTCAAGTACATTTCGTTCATTAGTGCTTGTTGGAGAACTTGATCTCCCTTGATTTTCCGAAATACCCGGAATACCTTTATTACCGCATAAATAAACAAGATTCCAAATACAGAACTTATAACAGCTACAATCGCCATCAGAAATTTATTTAATGGAAGTTCCATCAATATTATCCCCGGGAACCAGAAAATAAAAGCAATACCACGAAGAAAAAGCGATTTAAATCGCTCGACTTCCACCTGTTCAATTTTAGAATTTTCCATGACACCAATCATTTTTTATTAAACAACATGATAACCTTTAGGTTATAAAAAGAAACCTTTAGGTTACAAATGTATATAAAAAATAGCATAAACCAATAAATTCAAATTAATATTTAATATTCAATCTTCAAAGTCATACCCTCCACGGCTACTCCTTTTGACCGGGTAATTGGTAATTTTTGTTCTTCGCTGACTCCTAATGTTTCTCCTTCCCGTAGCGTCACGTCCGAACCGATAACATAATAGGCTATTTCAAGCATGAATCTTTGCAACTCGGGGAAATTATGTTTACTTCCCAATATCTCGATCTCTTCTTTCCCGAAAGCTGTCATCCCGTACGTGTATATATTATTTCCCTCCTCGTTCCGGTACAGGCCCAAATACACCCAAGTCAACACGGGTAAGTTTTCCTCATCTTCCTTCATCATATTGGCCACCTCGATATAAAATTCCGGTTGAAACACTGTCCCGGAAACATAAACGCCAATAGCATTGGGCTGTTTCAAACAAGTAGCGATCACTTTCACGTGTAACTTACCTGCTTCCACCGGGGTCAAGCCATGAGCAAGAACAGCTACCAGCACGTGAGCTTTAT
The window above is part of the Butyricimonas paravirosa genome. Proteins encoded here:
- a CDS encoding helix-turn-helix transcriptional regulator, translated to MAVQELNNKIKVYRAMKNISQEELAVAIGVTRKTINTIETGKFVPSTIIALKIARYFKVSVEDIFELDNGIVE